A genomic segment from Methanolobus zinderi encodes:
- the ilvE gene encoding branched-chain-amino-acid transaminase has protein sequence MSELLIYYNGEFVPKSQATTSIYDHGFLYGDGVFEGIRAYNGRVFKLREHVDRLYDSAKAIALNIPMTKEEMEEAILETLRKNNLKDAYIRPIVSRGVGDLGLDPRKCPKPNVYIISQEWGAMYGDLYEVGLTGVTVAVRRNSADALSPNIKSLNYLNNILAKIEANEKGGDEAIFFDGNGYLSEGSGDNIFIIKNGKVYTPPTINNLKGITRATAIELLKDMDIEVSVENLGLFDLYTADEIFVTGTAAEAAPLVKVDGRDIGDGKPGPITKKMIAAFEDITQNSGTPIYS, from the coding sequence ATGAGTGAACTTTTGATATATTACAACGGCGAGTTTGTCCCGAAATCCCAGGCCACCACTTCGATATACGACCACGGATTCCTCTATGGTGACGGTGTATTCGAGGGAATAAGGGCCTACAACGGACGTGTCTTCAAGTTAAGAGAGCATGTTGACAGGCTCTATGACTCTGCAAAGGCGATTGCCCTCAATATTCCTATGACAAAGGAGGAGATGGAAGAGGCCATTCTGGAGACACTCAGGAAGAACAACCTCAAGGATGCATACATAAGGCCGATCGTATCAAGGGGTGTCGGAGACCTCGGACTTGACCCGAGGAAGTGTCCCAAACCCAATGTCTACATCATCAGCCAGGAATGGGGAGCGATGTACGGGGACCTCTACGAGGTAGGACTTACCGGAGTTACCGTTGCTGTCAGAAGAAACTCAGCCGACGCACTCTCCCCGAACATCAAGTCACTTAACTATTTGAACAACATCCTCGCAAAGATCGAGGCAAATGAGAAAGGCGGTGATGAGGCCATTTTCTTTGACGGGAACGGCTATCTTTCTGAAGGTTCAGGAGACAATATCTTCATAATAAAGAACGGCAAGGTCTACACACCCCCGACGATCAACAACCTTAAGGGAATCACAAGGGCTACTGCAATCGAACTTCTCAAGGACATGGATATCGAGGTCTCCGTAGAGAATCTCGGACTTTTCGACCTCTATACCGCCGATGAGATATTTGTTACGGGAACTGCTGCAGAAGCCGCACCCCTTGTAAAGGTCGACGGGCGTGACATAGGTGACGGAAAGCCGGGACCCATCACAAAGAAGATGATTGCGGCTTTTGAGGATATAACTCAGAACAGCGGAACACCAATCTACTCATAA
- the ercA gene encoding alcohol dehydrogenase-like regulatory protein ErcA has product MIDITQEIPGAGSLPTRKFLAPEIILGDGCRSYIGQYVLSLSGKRIFLVSDPGVFEAGWAGEVADNLESLGLDVVIYNRVSPNPRASEVMQGASIYCEEQCDLVVAVGGGSSIDCGKGIGAVASNRSNVQDLEGVDEVTLPAPPIICVPTTAGSSADVSQFAIITDEAKKRKFAIISKAMLPDLALIDPETTMTMSAELTASTGMDALSHAFESYVSNASSAMTDMFALEATRLLAEYLPKAYDEPDNLMVRDRVMLGSMYAGLAFSNASLGLVHAMAHSLGGYLDSAHGECNSQLLEHIVSFNFSSAPDKYRDLEAAMSGKRTSESYGPEGLLQEIRELTEHLDIRPGLSNIGVKEENIKFLSENAFIDPCLATNPRSASIEDIERIYHEAL; this is encoded by the coding sequence GTGATCGATATTACACAAGAGATCCCCGGTGCAGGGAGTCTTCCCACCCGGAAATTCCTGGCACCTGAGATCATCCTGGGGGATGGTTGCAGGAGTTATATCGGCCAGTATGTACTCAGTTTATCCGGCAAGAGGATCTTTTTAGTCAGCGACCCGGGAGTCTTTGAAGCAGGCTGGGCCGGGGAAGTTGCAGATAATCTGGAATCCCTCGGACTGGATGTGGTAATCTACAACAGGGTATCTCCTAATCCCCGGGCTTCAGAGGTCATGCAGGGCGCCAGCATCTATTGTGAAGAGCAATGCGACCTGGTAGTGGCCGTTGGCGGTGGCAGTTCCATTGACTGCGGAAAGGGTATAGGTGCGGTAGCGTCCAACCGGAGCAATGTTCAGGATCTGGAAGGAGTGGACGAGGTTACCCTGCCTGCGCCTCCGATCATCTGCGTGCCCACAACAGCCGGCTCCTCTGCAGATGTATCCCAGTTTGCCATAATAACCGATGAAGCAAAAAAGCGCAAATTTGCCATAATCAGCAAGGCAATGCTTCCGGACCTTGCACTCATAGATCCCGAAACTACCATGACAATGAGTGCCGAGCTGACCGCATCCACAGGAATGGATGCCTTAAGCCATGCCTTTGAATCCTACGTATCCAACGCTTCATCTGCCATGACCGACATGTTTGCCCTGGAAGCTACCAGACTGTTAGCAGAATATCTACCAAAAGCATACGACGAGCCCGATAATCTGATGGTCAGGGACAGGGTCATGCTTGGAAGTATGTACGCGGGACTGGCATTTTCCAACGCCAGCCTGGGATTGGTGCATGCCATGGCACACAGTCTGGGAGGCTATCTCGATTCTGCCCATGGCGAATGTAACTCACAGCTTCTCGAGCATATTGTCAGCTTCAACTTCAGCAGTGCACCTGACAAATACAGAGACCTCGAGGCTGCCATGTCCGGGAAAAGAACATCAGAAAGCTACGGACCGGAAGGCCTGTTGCAGGAGATAAGGGAACTGACCGAACATCTGGATATCAGACCCGGCCTATCAAACATCGGAGTGAAAGAAGAGAATATCAAATTCCTCAGTGAGAACGCATTCATTGATCCCTGTCTTGCCACCAATCCACGTTCTGCCAGCATAGAAGACATAGAGAGAATTTACCATGAAGCACTCTGA
- a CDS encoding VIT and vWA domain-containing protein: MKFQKFQKKPFRTIACTLLLLLSLLLIVLPVNAESVAEESLGTYIESEYMDIDVEINDGYAVTTVEEKLVNANNFSITDSFEILIPENAFMSDFSISIDGKEYPAEILIKEEARQQFEEAVSSGRTAGLLETRDSELFSYSLNFDAGQSIVIRMTYEQALTRDMGEYDYLQYLRSNHRVDDLTISVDINSSTDVLSVETPEFASDINYPSPTSAHVEYSSNSLPQSDMNVIFKTENTDEDGEMKFYELNGTGYFMHVFSPTADDMDISPLNKDIIFLIDKSGSMSGERIADVKEAFSQIIGDLPEDDNFNVIFFDAFMYPHSEYILAANESNKQQATSVVVNTNANGGTNINEALLTAIDMFSAKSDNLPIIVFLTDGDPSEGVKSTAVIRQNVLEANNVDASIFTIAFGREFDYDFNFLQALSLENKGIAVYFEPDSEATEGITHFYETISTPLVIDLVLSYDDVTSDVVTTGKDHLFVGSESIVLGKYEADADEVTARASGGVRNGMYVSEHDFQIQSEEGNDFIPRLWAYNTIKKKLDMMKVEGETEELVSDITDLSLEYGFVTPYTSFFVEIPQAEKKEEPVSEMAEDAMVESPEEEEETEEPVSESIDEEDISGDESAVEPTEDSSEAAPSFSSLMALCVIGLIAVVLKSRR; this comes from the coding sequence ATGAAATTCCAAAAGTTTCAAAAAAAGCCTTTCAGGACAATTGCCTGTACTTTATTGCTCCTGTTGTCTTTGTTGTTAATCGTACTGCCTGTAAATGCGGAGTCTGTTGCAGAAGAGAGTTTGGGAACATATATCGAATCTGAATATATGGATATAGATGTGGAGATCAATGATGGCTATGCCGTTACCACGGTTGAGGAGAAACTTGTTAATGCGAATAATTTTTCGATAACTGACAGTTTTGAGATCCTGATCCCGGAAAACGCCTTTATGTCTGATTTTTCTATAAGTATCGACGGGAAGGAGTACCCTGCTGAAATTCTGATAAAGGAAGAAGCCAGGCAGCAATTCGAAGAAGCTGTGTCAAGTGGCAGAACTGCAGGTCTTCTGGAGACAAGGGATTCCGAACTGTTCTCATATTCTTTGAACTTTGATGCCGGGCAGAGTATTGTGATTAGGATGACCTATGAGCAGGCTCTGACAAGAGATATGGGTGAGTATGATTATCTGCAATACCTACGCAGCAACCATCGTGTGGATGATTTGACCATTTCCGTGGATATCAATTCCTCCACGGATGTGCTGAGTGTGGAAACTCCAGAATTTGCTTCGGATATCAACTATCCGTCTCCAACCAGTGCCCATGTGGAATACAGTTCTAACAGCCTGCCTCAAAGTGACATGAATGTCATATTCAAAACCGAAAATACAGACGAGGACGGCGAGATGAAGTTCTATGAGCTTAATGGTACGGGATATTTCATGCATGTCTTTTCCCCGACTGCGGATGATATGGATATATCTCCCCTGAACAAGGACATTATTTTTCTGATAGATAAGTCAGGTTCCATGTCCGGGGAAAGGATAGCTGATGTCAAGGAGGCTTTCTCACAAATAATAGGCGATCTGCCCGAAGATGATAATTTCAATGTGATTTTCTTTGACGCTTTCATGTATCCGCATAGCGAATATATCCTGGCTGCGAACGAATCTAATAAGCAGCAGGCAACGTCAGTGGTGGTAAATACAAATGCTAACGGGGGCACAAATATCAACGAAGCCCTGCTCACGGCAATTGATATGTTCTCTGCTAAAAGCGATAACCTGCCGATTATAGTTTTTCTCACGGACGGGGACCCTTCGGAAGGTGTAAAATCCACCGCGGTTATCCGGCAGAACGTGCTGGAGGCCAATAATGTGGACGCTTCTATATTCACTATAGCCTTTGGCAGGGAGTTCGACTATGATTTCAATTTCCTGCAGGCTCTGAGTCTGGAGAACAAGGGGATTGCAGTCTACTTTGAACCCGATTCCGAGGCCACCGAAGGCATCACCCATTTCTATGAAACGATCTCGACACCACTTGTCATAGATCTTGTGTTAAGCTATGATGATGTTACATCCGATGTCGTTACTACCGGAAAGGACCACCTGTTTGTGGGTTCCGAGTCTATTGTTCTTGGTAAGTACGAAGCTGATGCCGATGAAGTTACTGCCAGGGCAAGTGGTGGTGTAAGAAATGGTATGTATGTTTCTGAACACGATTTCCAGATTCAGTCCGAGGAAGGCAATGATTTCATTCCCCGCCTCTGGGCTTACAATACCATAAAGAAAAAACTTGATATGATGAAGGTAGAGGGTGAGACAGAAGAACTGGTCTCTGATATCACGGATCTTTCTCTTGAATATGGATTTGTCACACCGTACACGTCTTTCTTTGTGGAAATCCCGCAGGCAGAGAAAAAAGAAGAACCCGTATCCGAAATGGCAGAAGATGCAATGGTGGAATCCCCTGAAGAAGAGGAAGAAACCGAAGAGCCAGTTTCAGAATCCATTGATGAAGAAGATATTTCTGGCGATGAGTCAGCTGTCGAACCCACTGAAGATTCATCAGAAGCTGCACCGTCATTCAGCTCCTTAATGGCACTTTGCGTTATTGGATTAATTGCAGTTGTTTTAAAGTCCAGGAGGTAA
- a CDS encoding type II toxin-antitoxin system death-on-curing family toxin: MDQKPIIHLSIEKVIEIHDLIIELDKISNPDDYLPGIHEMGTLQTLFEWRIQPENDVFQNASVALDSITCRHAFRNGNKRTGFAVAYILLEAEGYIINATEEERLEFLLQIARYEVDVEYIETWLRENTYKRGKFKFLLNWMIKRTKLGAVYLFIGLLMKCLPKKNNSDAEEKEEEITF, encoded by the coding sequence ATGGATCAAAAACCAATAATTCATCTAAGTATAGAAAAAGTCATAGAAATCCATGACTTGATTATAGAGCTAGATAAGATAAGTAACCCAGATGATTATTTACCCGGAATACACGAGATGGGTACTTTACAAACATTATTTGAGTGGAGAATTCAGCCAGAAAACGATGTATTTCAAAATGCATCGGTTGCCCTCGATTCCATCACATGTCGCCATGCATTTAGAAATGGGAATAAAAGAACAGGATTCGCAGTTGCATACATTTTGCTTGAAGCAGAGGGATATATCATCAATGCAACTGAAGAGGAAAGATTAGAATTTCTTCTGCAAATTGCAAGATATGAAGTAGATGTGGAGTATATTGAAACTTGGCTTCGGGAGAATACCTACAAACGAGGAAAATTTAAATTTCTGCTCAACTGGATGATTAAAAGAACAAAGCTAGGTGCCGTATACTTATTCATAGGCTTGCTGATGAAGTGCCTACCCAAAAAAAACAATTCAGATGCTGAAGAAAAAGAAGAAGAAATTACATTTTAG
- a CDS encoding PAS domain-containing sensor histidine kinase translates to MKHSEDQGRQDHLRKKIIGLGESSHRKSYYPQLKEQINELNRALRALQESEEKYRTYVNISPSPIFVMNLQGSLVDVNPAASRITGYSREEILNMSLSDFLMPFNREQYIQLFRSLNEKGDLSGEFPFVNRDDDIIYMEVNAVRIPGNRFLAICMDVTEKKKAEDKILQAKIAAENANRTKSEFLANMSHELRTPLNSIIGFSDVLLNEVAGEVNEQQYRYLNHISQSGRHLLNIINEILDISKIESGKITLHREKVSLPEVYEEVYSNLKYLADNKNIEIDVSTNSYTSCVYADRAKLKQILYNLVGNAIKFTENGGNIRIDTENGDKFVRISVTDTGIGINREDMKKLFTPFVQLDSSKSRRYEGTGLGLALSRELVELHEGNIWAESEPGKGSTFTFTLPVCV, encoded by the coding sequence ATGAAGCACTCTGAAGATCAGGGCAGACAGGATCATCTACGCAAAAAGATCATCGGACTTGGTGAATCGTCACACAGGAAGAGTTACTACCCTCAGCTAAAGGAGCAGATCAACGAATTAAACCGGGCCCTGCGTGCATTGCAGGAAAGTGAGGAGAAATACAGGACCTATGTAAACATATCTCCTTCACCTATATTTGTAATGAACCTGCAGGGGAGTCTTGTTGATGTGAATCCTGCGGCATCCAGGATAACCGGTTATTCAAGAGAAGAGATACTGAACATGAGTCTCTCTGATTTTTTGATGCCTTTCAACAGGGAACAATATATCCAGCTTTTCAGGTCCCTGAATGAAAAAGGGGATCTTTCAGGAGAATTCCCATTTGTGAACAGGGATGACGATATAATCTACATGGAAGTCAACGCTGTAAGGATTCCCGGTAACAGATTCCTTGCAATATGCATGGACGTTACTGAGAAAAAGAAAGCAGAAGACAAAATATTGCAGGCAAAGATAGCTGCGGAGAACGCAAACCGTACCAAGAGCGAATTCCTTGCCAATATGAGCCATGAACTGAGAACTCCGCTAAACTCCATAATCGGATTTTCCGACGTTCTGCTTAATGAGGTCGCAGGTGAGGTTAACGAGCAGCAATACCGTTATCTTAATCATATTTCCCAGAGCGGAAGGCATCTGCTCAATATAATCAATGAGATACTGGATATTTCCAAGATCGAATCCGGAAAAATAACACTGCACCGGGAAAAGGTAAGTCTGCCAGAAGTATATGAGGAAGTTTATTCCAACCTGAAGTACCTTGCAGATAACAAGAACATTGAGATCGACGTATCAACGAATTCCTATACAAGCTGCGTTTATGCCGATAGGGCAAAACTAAAACAGATACTCTATAACCTCGTAGGCAATGCTATCAAATTCACGGAAAACGGAGGGAATATAAGAATTGATACCGAGAACGGGGATAAATTTGTCCGCATTTCCGTGACAGACACAGGAATCGGCATCAACAGGGAAGATATGAAAAAGCTCTTCACACCCTTCGTACAGCTGGATTCCTCAAAATCAAGAAGATATGAGGGTACGGGCCTCGGACTTGCATTATCCAGAGAGCTGGTTGAACTTCACGAAGGAAATATATGGGCTGAAAGTGAACCCGGAAAGGGAAGTACCTTTACTTTTACATTGCCTGTCTGTGTATAA
- a CDS encoding PEF-CTERM sorting domain-containing protein, with product MKNNGIKISILLLAALAVVIGTASATPSVQLIDGECDLDIWTYGNHDIITSGYEDYFETSIDGNIWTDDDGRLAIIMEEGSMTINTEYPTECFCIVFASDKNDGYAQVYVDDVMVWEGDTWASTDTEKPIEDQKIRSLKITDLDSNTHTIKIVNPDITNSVQIQSAECVHNGHVTIYKYGYDCPTEEIPEFPTVALPVAAVLGLAFLFQRRE from the coding sequence ATGAAAAATAATGGTATAAAAATAAGCATCCTACTGCTTGCAGCATTGGCAGTGGTGATCGGAACAGCTTCAGCGACCCCCTCCGTGCAACTTATTGACGGAGAATGTGATCTTGACATATGGACCTATGGTAACCACGACATTATAACAAGTGGATATGAAGACTATTTTGAAACAAGCATAGATGGCAACATATGGACAGATGACGATGGCAGACTTGCCATAATCATGGAAGAAGGGTCCATGACCATAAATACAGAATATCCGACCGAGTGTTTCTGCATAGTATTCGCCAGTGACAAAAATGACGGCTATGCACAGGTTTACGTGGATGATGTAATGGTATGGGAAGGTGATACCTGGGCCTCAACTGATACAGAAAAACCAATTGAGGATCAAAAAATAAGATCACTGAAAATCACTGATCTGGACAGCAATACTCATACGATAAAAATAGTAAATCCAGATATAACAAATTCAGTACAGATTCAGAGTGCTGAATGCGTACACAACGGCCATGTAACCATCTACAAGTACGGATACGACTGCCCGACCGAGGAGATTCCCGAATTCCCGACAGTCGCACTTCCGGTAGCCGCAGTATTGGGACTTGCATTCCTGTTCCAGAGAAGAGAATAA
- a CDS encoding OBG GTPase family GTP-binding protein: MGLHEDIQEVEEEIKKTPYNKATSHHIGKLKAKLARLRDEVVKKAASKGGGEGYSVRKSGDATVTLVGFPSVGKSTLLNKLTGANSEVGAYEFTTLDVIPGVLNHNNASIQVLDVPGLVKGAASGRGRGREVISVVRNCDLVLFILDVFQNYHHDVLIQELYDAGIRLNQRPPDVVINRQDRGGVTISSTVDLDISEDLIKDILGDYKIHNAHVLIRDSIDVDQLIDVIMGNRVYIPSVVVVNKVDMADEYILEQCKKDYPNATYISADKEENLEAVKDLIFDSLDFIRIYLKPQGGPADLEEPLIVRKGATVGDICDHLHRDFRRKFRYSLVWGESAKHPGQRAGLDHTLYDKDLLTLIIAK, translated from the coding sequence ATGGGCTTACACGAGGACATACAGGAAGTAGAAGAGGAGATAAAGAAAACTCCTTACAACAAGGCAACATCGCATCACATAGGCAAACTGAAAGCAAAGCTTGCACGCCTGCGTGATGAAGTTGTAAAGAAAGCTGCAAGCAAGGGAGGCGGAGAAGGATACTCCGTCAGGAAATCAGGAGATGCCACGGTCACACTGGTAGGTTTCCCTTCAGTGGGAAAATCAACTCTCCTGAATAAGCTCACAGGTGCGAATTCAGAGGTGGGTGCCTATGAGTTCACAACACTGGATGTAATACCCGGTGTACTCAATCATAACAATGCAAGCATTCAGGTACTTGACGTACCCGGTCTGGTCAAGGGAGCGGCCAGCGGAAGAGGTCGCGGAAGGGAAGTCATTTCGGTTGTCAGGAACTGTGATCTTGTGCTTTTCATACTTGACGTGTTCCAGAACTACCACCACGATGTACTTATCCAGGAACTCTACGATGCAGGCATACGCCTGAACCAGAGGCCACCTGATGTCGTTATCAACAGACAAGACAGGGGCGGTGTGACTATCAGCAGTACAGTTGATCTTGACATCTCGGAGGACCTTATCAAGGACATACTCGGCGACTACAAGATACACAACGCCCACGTTCTGATCAGGGACAGTATCGATGTCGACCAGTTGATAGATGTGATCATGGGCAACAGGGTGTACATCCCGTCAGTTGTCGTGGTGAACAAGGTGGACATGGCGGACGAGTACATACTGGAGCAATGCAAGAAAGACTATCCGAACGCAACATACATCTCCGCCGACAAGGAGGAAAACCTTGAGGCTGTGAAGGATCTGATATTCGATTCACTGGACTTTATCCGCATATACCTAAAACCACAGGGCGGCCCCGCTGATCTGGAGGAGCCGCTGATCGTGCGCAAAGGTGCCACTGTCGGGGACATTTGTGACCACCTGCATCGCGATTTCAGAAGAAAGTTCAGATACTCGCTGGTATGGGGAGAGTCGGCCAAGCACCCCGGACAGAGAGCCGGTCTTGACCACACACTGTATGACAAGGACCTCCTGACACTTATCATCGCAAAATGA
- a CDS encoding molybdopterin biosynthesis protein, with amino-acid sequence MERKEFRELTPVEDARKLISRIKATPETETVAIEDSAGRILAEDVFSPVDVPAFNRSTKDGYAIRAKDSYQASEPEPIELKVTASIPAGCAEDFFVDDLEAIEISTGAPMPDGADAVVMVEQTKQVDGSVLVYQPTHINENIMKAGSDIMKGERVLRKNTRIGSREIGVLASVGMREVPVKKLLIGIISTGNELIEPGRKLGKGLIFDANSYAIAASVEEAGGIPRMYGIIPDNEKLMEEALERAIRECNIVLTSGSTSAGVGDIMYMIIEEKGETLTHGISIKPGKPVVIGMIDDVPTIGLPGNPTSALSIFNEFVAPIIHNSLGTTPSFRTKVQAVMGTGLRSGGREELFPVGVIRGRAYPADKTSGAITTLSDADGIIEIRAETEYVEAGSPVEVTMFGNVKSPDIMYVGGQCPGIDILEERTGMNFRMLNMGSSAGFTAIAGGTTDIAGVNMPDADGNYNLSVIRKMNLSDVVLVRGYRRELGLIFRKDIEISGLEDLTEGNYRFINRNRGSGTRAVLERELGILAEEKGISRAELTKSIEGYNSASKTHRSVCDAIKDGRVDVGFGLRSAAEETGLGFLKITEDEFDFVIRKDILEIREIKTFLDTLRSEDFSKRLPNGIRTYEMTGSIISSF; translated from the coding sequence ATGGAACGCAAGGAATTCAGGGAGCTTACCCCGGTAGAAGACGCAAGGAAGCTCATCAGCCGTATCAAGGCAACACCGGAAACTGAGACAGTAGCGATCGAGGATTCTGCAGGACGTATATTAGCAGAAGACGTTTTTTCACCGGTAGATGTGCCTGCATTTAACCGCTCCACAAAGGACGGTTATGCAATACGGGCCAAGGACAGTTATCAGGCAAGTGAGCCCGAACCTATTGAACTTAAGGTTACAGCCTCCATCCCTGCAGGTTGTGCTGAAGACTTTTTTGTAGATGATTTAGAGGCTATCGAGATATCCACGGGAGCACCCATGCCGGATGGTGCCGATGCTGTGGTCATGGTAGAGCAGACAAAGCAGGTGGACGGCAGTGTACTTGTTTATCAGCCAACACATATCAATGAGAACATCATGAAGGCAGGTTCCGATATCATGAAGGGGGAGCGTGTGCTCAGGAAGAATACGCGCATAGGATCCCGGGAGATCGGAGTGCTGGCATCGGTTGGTATGAGAGAAGTACCTGTGAAGAAACTGCTCATAGGTATTATTTCTACAGGTAACGAACTTATAGAACCCGGCAGGAAGCTTGGAAAGGGACTTATCTTCGACGCAAATTCCTATGCCATAGCTGCCAGTGTGGAAGAGGCCGGCGGGATTCCCAGAATGTATGGCATAATCCCGGATAATGAGAAACTAATGGAAGAAGCTCTGGAGAGAGCCATCCGGGAATGCAACATAGTTCTCACATCAGGGAGCACTTCCGCTGGTGTCGGGGATATAATGTATATGATCATCGAAGAGAAAGGAGAAACACTTACCCACGGAATTTCCATCAAACCCGGCAAACCCGTGGTCATAGGAATGATAGACGATGTTCCGACAATCGGTTTGCCCGGAAACCCCACATCGGCACTGAGTATATTCAACGAGTTCGTGGCGCCCATTATACATAATTCGCTGGGGACCACGCCATCTTTCAGGACAAAGGTGCAGGCGGTCATGGGTACGGGTCTGCGCTCCGGTGGTCGTGAGGAACTGTTCCCGGTAGGAGTCATCCGTGGGAGGGCCTATCCTGCGGACAAGACATCAGGAGCCATTACAACCCTCTCAGATGCCGACGGTATTATCGAGATCAGGGCGGAAACCGAATATGTAGAAGCCGGAAGTCCGGTAGAAGTTACGATGTTCGGTAACGTGAAGAGTCCCGATATTATGTATGTGGGCGGCCAGTGTCCAGGAATCGATATTCTGGAAGAAAGGACTGGCATGAACTTCAGGATGCTTAATATGGGTTCAAGTGCGGGTTTCACGGCAATTGCCGGCGGAACCACCGATATTGCCGGTGTGAACATGCCGGATGCTGATGGTAATTATAACCTGTCAGTTATCAGGAAAATGAACCTTTCTGACGTAGTGCTTGTCAGGGGCTACAGACGAGAGCTTGGGCTGATATTCAGGAAAGATATCGAAATTTCAGGACTTGAAGACCTGACAGAGGGAAATTACAGATTCATTAACAGAAACCGGGGCTCCGGAACCAGGGCTGTGCTTGAGAGAGAGCTTGGAATTCTGGCAGAGGAGAAAGGAATTTCCAGAGCGGAGCTTACAAAGAGTATCGAAGGATACAATTCCGCTTCAAAGACCCACCGCTCGGTCTGTGATGCAATAAAGGACGGCAGAGTTGATGTGGGATTCGGACTGAGGAGCGCTGCCGAGGAAACAGGACTTGGGTTCTTGAAGATCACAGAGGATGAGTTTGACTTTGTGATACGGAAGGATATTCTTGAGATCAGGGAAATTAAGACCTTCCTTGATACGCTCCGTTCAGAGGATTTTTCAAAGAGGCTCCCAAACGGTATTCGTACATATGAGATGACCGGTAGTATAATATCCTCCTTTTGA
- a CDS encoding winged helix-turn-helix transcriptional regulator, translating to MESKTFIKAGFFLFFILGISVTVVLASDDNGGYIVTPTTGEYPEGAIVDHTEADGNITFWDLPLWIQVSVISGVLIPGVAAFKYLPILLGKLANIKENPKLHAIHSYIKENPGCFEAKISRDLGIKRGTLRYYLSQLAERNLISTIKKGKVKSIFHTSFSGSSEEKKLHLHLKSDTRKIILSAITEKPGITGQKLASELTLDKSTIHWHVSELLDDGVVHIKRDGRFNRHYLKSDFKIGFDFENNIQNEDRSSQFSAYNE from the coding sequence ATGGAGTCAAAAACGTTTATCAAAGCAGGATTTTTCCTGTTTTTTATATTAGGCATCAGTGTAACCGTTGTATTAGCTTCAGATGACAACGGTGGATATATAGTAACACCCACCACCGGTGAATATCCAGAAGGTGCAATTGTCGACCATACAGAAGCAGATGGAAATATCACTTTTTGGGATTTACCGCTATGGATACAAGTATCTGTTATCAGTGGGGTGCTAATTCCTGGAGTTGCTGCGTTTAAATATCTCCCAATTCTTCTGGGGAAACTTGCTAACATAAAAGAAAATCCCAAACTACATGCTATTCATTCATACATAAAGGAAAACCCTGGTTGCTTTGAAGCTAAAATTTCAAGAGACTTAGGTATAAAAAGAGGAACTCTTCGTTATTATCTTAGCCAATTAGCAGAACGAAATCTAATATCAACCATCAAGAAAGGCAAAGTCAAAAGTATTTTCCATACAAGTTTTTCTGGATCAAGCGAAGAGAAAAAATTACACCTACATCTAAAAAGCGATACTCGCAAGATTATACTTAGTGCTATAACCGAAAAGCCAGGTATAACAGGACAAAAATTGGCTTCTGAGTTAACACTGGATAAAAGTACAATTCATTGGCATGTCAGTGAACTCTTGGATGATGGTGTTGTCCACATTAAAAGAGATGGTCGATTCAACAGACATTATTTGAAAAGTGACTTTAAAATCGGTTTTGATTTTGAAAACAATATACAGAACGAAGACAGGAGTTCACAATTTTCTGCTTATAATGAATAA
- a CDS encoding sodium:proton antiporter — MDITGKKGKVVMQNLKYLNDSVMAILLLMPVTLVITFEALDATHNLKLLSIATWIVYLMGLWYVAARVFKLNKTLIAYLDEE; from the coding sequence ATGGACATAACAGGAAAAAAAGGTAAAGTAGTTATGCAGAATCTCAAATACCTCAATGATTCGGTAATGGCAATACTGCTGCTCATGCCCGTGACCCTTGTGATCACCTTTGAGGCCCTGGATGCAACCCATAACCTGAAATTACTCTCTATCGCCACATGGATCGTTTATCTCATGGGACTGTGGTATGTTGCAGCAAGGGTGTTCAAGCTCAACAAAACGCTTATAGCGTATCTTGACGAAGAGTAA